From the genome of Bombus pascuorum chromosome 2, iyBomPasc1.1, whole genome shotgun sequence, one region includes:
- the LOC132916403 gene encoding aprataxin isoform X2, protein MEDPQYKVKENDKVVVIKDKYPKAQYHYLVIPKADIPSLWHIKKENEDLLFHMHGVAEDLTQEHKDSEFLIGYHAVPSMHRLHLHVISTDFNSPCLKTKYHWNSFTTPFFLHSADICNQLREKGELKKLKSEESAQHLNTPLKCHKCPTISKNMPDLKKHLLAHLSN, encoded by the exons ATGGAAGATCCTCAGTATAAAGTAAAGGAAAACGATAAAGTTGTTGTCATCAAAGATAAATATCCAAAAGCCCAGTATCACTATTTAGTTATACCAAAAGCAGACATTCCATCTCTGTGGcacataaaaaaagaaaatgaagatttATTGTTCCACATGCATGGCGTTGCTGAAGATTTAACTCAAGAACATAAAGACTCAGAGTTCCT TATTGGATACCATGCTGTACCAAGCATGCACAGATTACATTTACACGTAATAAGTACAGATTTTAACAGTCCTTGTCTAAAGACCAAGTATCATTGGAATTCGTTTACGACTCCCTTCTTCTTACATTCAGCAG ACATTTGCAACCAGTTACGCGAGAAAGGTGaactgaaaaaattgaaatcggAAGAGAGCGCGCAACACTTGAATACTCCGCTAAAGTGTCACAAATGCCCAACCATTTCAAAGAATATGCCGGATTTAAAAAAGCATTTGTTGGCGCATTTGTCAAATTAA
- the LOC132916403 gene encoding aprataxin isoform X1, which yields MKRTLKVTTTDAIAPKRRDWATGLLVSMEDPQYKVKENDKVVVIKDKYPKAQYHYLVIPKADIPSLWHIKKENEDLLFHMHGVAEDLTQEHKDSEFLIGYHAVPSMHRLHLHVISTDFNSPCLKTKYHWNSFTTPFFLHSADICNQLREKGELKKLKSEESAQHLNTPLKCHKCPTISKNMPDLKKHLLAHLSN from the exons atgaaacgaACCCTAAAAGTTACAACAACCGATGCAATAGCTCCAAAGAGGCGCGATTGGGCAACAGGTTTGCTTGTCTCTATGGAAGATCCTCAGTATAAAGTAAAGGAAAACGATAAAGTTGTTGTCATCAAAGATAAATATCCAAAAGCCCAGTATCACTATTTAGTTATACCAAAAGCAGACATTCCATCTCTGTGGcacataaaaaaagaaaatgaagatttATTGTTCCACATGCATGGCGTTGCTGAAGATTTAACTCAAGAACATAAAGACTCAGAGTTCCT TATTGGATACCATGCTGTACCAAGCATGCACAGATTACATTTACACGTAATAAGTACAGATTTTAACAGTCCTTGTCTAAAGACCAAGTATCATTGGAATTCGTTTACGACTCCCTTCTTCTTACATTCAGCAG ACATTTGCAACCAGTTACGCGAGAAAGGTGaactgaaaaaattgaaatcggAAGAGAGCGCGCAACACTTGAATACTCCGCTAAAGTGTCACAAATGCCCAACCATTTCAAAGAATATGCCGGATTTAAAAAAGCATTTGTTGGCGCATTTGTCAAATTAA